AGCTCCCATGGGGCTGAGCAGGGATGGATCACTGGCTCATGCACCACTCTCCCACTGGCACTTCTGTAGCCATTTGCTTCAAGTATCTGATTCTGTTCCAGCATTCTAAAGTTGCCAATTCttttattttcccacttcatCATTGTTTAGCTGGAGGGACTAACCTCTGGAGTCCCCTACTCAGCCATTTCCTGTGATGTCACTATCACTTTTTTTAGTGGCTGCCCTAAGGATTACAGCAGGTATTATCATTAGAAACACTGCATTACATGTCTATAGAATGCATCACCTTGCAATACTTCCTAGAGAAGTATACCTCAAGACAGCTCAGGGCTATCTGTcctgcttttaaaaaacaaacctctAAAAATACCTCTTTaatggtattttcattttttaaaatggctcTAGCTTTATCTAAATGATGTTTAGGGTTTGTACAACTCCCAGATCTGTCTGCAGGCTGCTCTGAGATGCACTGGATACTTCTCTTAGCTGGAGGCAGTTATGGCAAAGGGGACAAAAAACAGAGATGGGCCAAAGAGAGATTGGCTTCAGTTGGCCACAGCCCAGACATGGCAGCCCCAAAGGGGGCTCCCTTGGCCCAGGTGCATGGAGAGCACCTCCCTGGCGCCACACTTCTACCACCACCTCTGATGGGACAAGATGAGTGCTATGGTTTCTTGTGACCTGCTTGAGAGAGAGGTTAGAACGcaaaaacatgaaacaaaaataagaattgcTTCCaaatcaacatttttaaaaaaagtttctctGATGGCAAGGGAGACAGGGACTTTCCCAGGTGTCAGAAGAGGTGTTGACAAAAGTTAGCCCTTCCCAGGGCCTTCCACCTGCCTCCCCACCACTGCAGACTGGACTCCAAATGGCCTGCCTACACAGAGGAGACAAGCGAGGAACTGAAGTTGCCTGAGCCCTCCCTGTCTCCTGGACATCTTCGCCCGAGCTGGGTCCCATTCTTGGCCATGCCATGCAGTCCTGTGTCCCTCACCTTGAGGAACAGGGTGGGGACAAGGACCCCAGGGAGGTGGCCCTGGAGCTCAGGGCTGTTCTGCAGGCTACCTGGCCTCCACCTGTGTTTTTGTGGTGTGGTGCTTTGGGGTTATaaaccccagaaaaacaggttcttagACTTGGGCATAGACTCTTGAAAACAGGACCTTCTGACGAGGTGAccggttaaggtgtggcccagctagGTCGGGTGGGACTTACTCCTCCTGAGGCCTCACAGGGAGGGGCACTGGGAGGCAGCAGCCAGAAGCCGCCCGTGAACAGGCCCCGGGAGGGAGGCCGCCGTGTGGCTGTGCAGCCCAGGACCGAGGACCCCCGTGTGCTGGGAGAGTGCTTTGCCTTGACGCCAGCCACAACCTCAACTCCTAGCCTCAAACCACCAGCCAGTGAATCCCCACTGCTTACGCCAACCCACTGCACGGTGTTTGCTCGAGCAACAAAGAGTAAAAGACGTGGTTCCCCTGGCCTGCAGAACGAAGAGGCAACTTCCCCTCCTGACCTGTGGCCGTTGTCCCTGTGCCCACCCCCAACCCTCCCCACGCCGACTCCCTTGGCCTCGGGAGAGGCACTGCAGGGCGCAGGACGCGGGACCAAAGGGGGATGCAGCTGATCCCCCAGTCAAACCATGTGGCGCCCTGGCTGCGCATCAGCGTGGCCCTGCGGCCGGGGTGGCGAGGGCTGCCTAGGAAGACAACTGCTCGGGGGCAGCCCGTCAGGCCATCCCCCCCAGGTGACCCCTACATTGGGCAGGGACACTGTCCCTTGGCCACCACCAGGCCCAAAGGAAGGGCCCTTGTGGCTCCTGCCTCTCCcagcaggaaaacagaaaaccCCTGCCTTGGCCAGGCTGGGGGCTTCAGACCGTGCGAGGGTCGCCTGGGGGGAGCCAGGTCCCTGCGCGAGGACGTCCTGTGGCGGGCTGACCGGTGGCACACCGACGGCATCGGCCGGGGTTTTTATTAGTGACAACAACTCAGTCATGTCCATTTGGGCCACCAGAACGGTCCATCAGGGCTCAGTTTCCTGCCGGGGGCTGCCCTCACTCAGGTgctgctgggggaggggcagagaacAAGAGGGGGCCAAGAGGCAGGACGACACAGCACTGTGGGGAGTGGGACAGCACAAGGTCACAGGGGTCAGTGGCCAAGACACGGGTGGTCCTGCTGGGAAAGGAGGCTCCAGCATTGCCCGGCGAGCAGTGGTCACGTGTTTAGGAATGCAAATGCCGACAGTTGAGAACCAGGAGCTGCCgtcggggctggggctggggcagccCGGGGAGCCGGgtcgggtggggtgggcttctcGGCAGCGGCCCCCGTCCTCACTGGGcaagggcaggccacaagctccATGCCAGCGAACAAGGAGCTGCTGCTGAGGTCGGCCGTTGCAGTCCTCGGGCAGCCCGGGCTGCACCCCAGCCCTCCGTTTGGGGGGGCTCTACCTGAGGGGTCCTGACCAGATCCGGGTCCCTGTCCTCCAGAACCTGTCAGCCTGGCTTCAGCTTCCCTGGCGCTGCCGAGGCCTGAGCTAGGGCCCGAGACAGGTGAGCTGTCCAGGTGTGCaccgggtgggggtgggtgggcggCACCCTGGGGCGAGCACGGGGACAGACGCAGAGGCCGAAGGAAGGGCTGGCCTCCAGCAAAGGGTTCAGTGTCCGCCAGCAGGTCGGACAGGCCAGCGCAGGTGTCGGGAGTGGCAGGGCCCAGAGGACCAGGCTCAGCCGGGAGCCTCTGGGGCGGGGGCTGTGGTTGGCAGGAGGCCTCCAAGTGCCTCAGGATCTGGAAGAGGAAGGCGAGAGGGAGAGGGGACTGAGAGCGCCTTGGAGAACGAGACCTTGGGCTGCGCAGGGAGGTGGCCGCGCCCAGCCCCAGCGACctgaggggggatggggagggaggggagacggcgccagggaggcttccCCAAGGAGGCGCTTCTGAGCAAAGGGGTGGGAGGTGTAGGGCGGGGTGCCCGGCAGGCAGCCAGGGGGGGCCCCGTGGGTTCCGGGGCCAGGAAAAGGCCAAGGAGGAGCCCTGGTGTGGGGGGCCGAGGGCGCTGAGgccaccccaggcctcctgcaACCCGATGCCAGCCCAGCTACCCACCTTGGTGGCCTTGCTGGTCACGGGCCCAGGGCTGCCCGCGCTGAGCTGCTGCAGCCGTGGCCGGGCATGGACGAGCACGTGCTCCTGGGCCAGCAGGTCGGCACCGCCGAGGCAGGAGATGGCGCTCAGGgctctctgcagacgggcaggcGTTGGCGTGTGATCCCCCCCGTGAAGCCACCAGGCAGCCGGAAGGGACGGGGCTGCTCTCCTCCAGGTCACCTCCCAGGCGGCCGGCCCCTCCTCCCCTGGGCTCTCACCAGCGCCCAGGGCTGAGGATCACGCCAGGGCGCCCCCAGCCTGCAGCCTCGGCTGCCACGGCTGCCCTCCGCCCAGGGCACCCCCAGCCTGCAGCCACAGCTGCCTTCTGCCTGGGGCACCCACAAGCGAGGGGCAGAACCAGCCCTCCTTCCCCAGGAACCGAGCTACCCGGCCCCCCCACTCACCATCCGGGTGCACTCGCCGGGCCCACCCAGCTGGTGCAGCAGCAGCTCCAAGACGGCCTCGCAGTTAAGCAGCCCACACCTGCGCAGAGGGCGTGCCTGGGCAAGGGGCTGTGGAGCCCATGGCTGTGGAGCCTGGGACCCCGGggccacccacccccaccacccggggcgcccccccccccccgcaccctcCTCACTCTCTGAGGAAGCGCTGCGCCTCATCCCGGGTCAGGAAGGCCCGCGGGCCCCGCGTCACGGCCCCCACCAGGCTGGCTTCGCGCCGGCAGTCGCTCAAAGCTGCGGAGTCAGTCCTGCGGGAGAAGACAGCCCTGGTGGGGGCAGGGCaagcccccagcccaccctggaCAGAGGAGAACACCCTGGTGGGGGGGCCCTGGGGCCTCAGTGGGCGGGGTGAGGGAGGCTGGGAGGGGCCGGGCTTCACCCTCGTCCCCAGGGCTGGGGGACTCCCGGCCAGGCCCGGCCGTTCTCACCGCTCTCCCAGGTCGCCGAGCTCCCGGCTGGCCGCCGAGTGGCCGTCGCTGCTAGACCGGCTGCCCGTGTCGCCGTCCTCCTGGGAGGAGCCCTGGGAGCCGGGGCCGCCATCTGCCTCCTCCCAGCCGCCGCCTGCCCGCCCCGGCTGGTGTCTGGCTGCTGGGGGAGCAGGTGCAGGTGAGGCCCGCGGCCACCACGGCCCTGGCTCACACCCACCTCCCGGGCCCCGTGGGGCCTGGGGGAGACGGCGAGAGGCCCGGGCAGGGGGCGCTGACTTGCTCCAGCCCTAGGGGCGGAGCCGTGAAGGGGCCAAGGGCCCATCAGACCGCGCGGTCCGAGCCTCGTGGCACAGACCCTGGGATGGACAGGGAGCGCAGCCTGTCGACCCTGGGCCCAGCACCCCCGGGGTCCCCAGGACgagggaacaggaggcggggctGCGGTGCGCCAGGACAGGGCGGCCCTGCCCCGCGCTCACAGCCTGCCTGGGGTGCCGGGAGCAGCGTGCAGGCCCGGGGGCTCCCTGGCACCTGGGCCGCCTCCTAACGGAGCCACTTCCTTGTCCGGCATCCGCTCGCCTGGCTGCAGCGCCAGGAAGGCTGCGCCGGCACCCAGTTCATGCTGGACGTGCAGGCTGGACGGACAAACGCACAAGCGGACGGACAAGAAATGGTTCTCAGGGGTGGTGACCCAGGGAGGGGGGAGCCAGGGACCCCGAGGGGAACCCAGCCCCGATACCTCGGGCACCCAGGGTGGTCCCAGGGTGCACCTCCCCAGGTGCGGGGAGCCCGAGGTTGGCTGCAGGCGTCACGGCGGGCTGGTACGCGTCATCTCGCAGGGCGGGCCTCGGGGTGCTGGGACCCTCGGGCCCAGGACGCACGGCGCTGGCCACCGCCTCTGCAGCCCTCTGGATGGTGGAGAGGAGGGCCCCACCTGCAGAGCCTGCGTGGGACAGAGGGAGGTGACGGCGGCACCAGGTCCCTGCACCCGTGCCCGAGCCCGATGTCCCAGAACAGGGGTGACCACGGCCACGCCTCGGCAGAGCGCCTCCCGCAGGGCTCGGGAGGTGGGGTCTGCGGCAGCAACTGGGGGCTCCCGGGAGCTTCCGCAGCGTGCTCCGTTCTCGGCGCCCGGGCCTAGGGCCTGTCCGCGTCCGCACAGCAGACCTACCCTGTGACCCTGGCAGGACCCTCTCCCTGTCTCAGGGCACAGGGCACCCCGGAACGTGTGTGCCAAGAGCGCAGAAATGAGCCGCCCCCCGTTTCCCACCGTAGCTAGAGAAGAGCCCGTTCCCcaccccagcccgggcgcctcTGGGGAGCCCCGGGGCCACGTGAAAAGGGACTCCAGCAGGGAGCCAGTGCCCGATGCGGCCGGCCCCTGGCCCCTCCGCGCCGCAGGCCGTCCTGTGGGGTGGTGGGCGGCCTCCCGCCCCGCAGGTCAGTGGGGGGCACTCACCCGGGCGGCCCGCGTCCTTGCTGAAGCCAAAGCCTTGGAGGGCGCTCTGAGGCCGGGCCTGGGGGCCCATGCCTGGGGGGGCAAGGCTCGGGATCAGGGGGCCGCCGCCTTGGCCTGCCCCGCCCACCCCCTGCCAAGGCCATACCTGTGGGTGGTGGGGGTCTGGGGGGCTGTGGGGACGGCAGTGGTGACAGCGTGTTGGAGAACAAGGCGCTGCCCAGGTCCTGTGCGAGGAGGCGAGAGGCCATGTGGCGCACGCAGGCTGCCCCCGCCCGCCTGGCCCTCGGGGGCGCCCCTCCCGCGTGGCCCGGGGTGTGGGGGCCGAGCGCAGCACTCACCTGGGCTGCCACGCGCACCTTCTGGTATAAGCTGTTGCCGTGGAGCGGGTCTGGGGGCCCGGCAAAACCTGTGGGCAGAGCGGAAATGGGCTGAGCGCCCACCTCGGGCAGGGACCCTCGGCCCCACGGCCCCacgggcccccggccccccgccaCCGGTACACTCATGGGGCTCCATCTCAGCCGGGGGCTGCCCCCGCCCCTCAGCCCCAGCCCGCGCCCTCGAGCAGTCTGCCCCTCCTGCAGGTTTAGTGCGATGGCCACCTCGTCGCCTCCGTCGGCCTCTTCAATGCCCAGAGGCGACCCCAGTGAGGTGGCCTCCACCGTGACACTGACCCGGACTCGACAGAACCTGCGGCCTCAGTCGGGGCAGGTGACGGTGGCCCCTGGCGCCCTGCCTCAGGGCCC
This genomic stretch from Dasypus novemcinctus isolate mDasNov1 chromosome 21, mDasNov1.1.hap2, whole genome shotgun sequence harbors:
- the TEPSIN gene encoding AP-4 complex accessory subunit tepsin isoform X3, with the protein product MAAAPLLRDRLSFLHRLPVLLKGTSDDEAPCPGYLFEEIAKISHESLGSSQCLLEYLLSRLQRGSGHVKLKVLKILLYLCSHGSSSFLLILQRNSALIQEAAGFAGPPDPLHGNSLYQKVRVAAQDLGSALFSNTLSPLPSPQPPRPPPPTGMGPQARPQSALQGFGFSKDAGRPGSAGGALLSTIQRAAEAVASAVRPGPEGPSTPRPALRDDAYQPAVTPAANLGLPAPGEVHPGTTLGARAARHQPGRAGGGWEEADGGPGSQGSSQEDGDTGSRSSSDGHSAASRELGDLGERTDSAALSDCRREASLVGAVTRGPRAFLTRDEAQRFLRECGLLNCEAVLELLLHQLGGPGECTRMRALSAISCLGGADLLAQEHVLVHARPRLQQLSAGSPGPVTSKATKILRHLEASCQPQPPPQRLPAEPGPLGPATPDTCAGLSDLLADTEPFAGGQPFLRPLRLSPCSPQGAAHPPPPGAHLDSSPVSGPSSGLGSAREAEARLTGSGGQGPGSGQDPSGRAPPNGGLGCSPGCPRTATADLSSSSLFAGMELVACPCPVRTGAAAEKPTPPDPAPRAAPAPAPTAAPGSQLSAFAFLNT
- the TEPSIN gene encoding AP-4 complex accessory subunit tepsin isoform X1, translating into MAAAPLLRDRLSFLHRLPVLLKGTSDDEAPCPGYLFEEIARNLARVPGQQPVPAGVPAEPAAERLRPRETQSEVLKILLYLCSHGSSSFLLILQRNSALIQEAAGFAGPPDPLHGNSLYQKVRVAAQDLGSALFSNTLSPLPSPQPPRPPPPTGMGPQARPQSALQGFGFSKDAGRPGSAGGALLSTIQRAAEAVASAVRPGPEGPSTPRPALRDDAYQPAVTPAANLGLPAPGEVHPGTTLGARAARHQPGRAGGGWEEADGGPGSQGSSQEDGDTGSRSSSDGHSAASRELGDLGERTDSAALSDCRREASLVGAVTRGPRAFLTRDEAQRFLRECGLLNCEAVLELLLHQLGGPGECTRMRALSAISCLGGADLLAQEHVLVHARPRLQQLSAGSPGPVTSKATKILRHLEASCQPQPPPQRLPAEPGPLGPATPDTCAGLSDLLADTEPFAGGQPFLRPLRLSPCSPQGAAHPPPPGAHLDSSPVSGPSSGLGSAREAEARLTGSGGQGPGSGQDPSGRAPPNGGLGCSPGCPRTATADLSSSSLFAGMELVACPCPVRTGAAAEKPTPPDPAPRAAPAPAPTAAPGSQLSAFAFLNT
- the TEPSIN gene encoding AP-4 complex accessory subunit tepsin isoform X2, which encodes MAAAPLLRDRLSFLHRLPVLLKGTSDDEAPCPGYLFEEIARNLARVPGQQPVPAGVPAEPAAERLRPRETQSEVLKILLYLCSHGSSSFLLILQRNSALIQEAAGFAGPPDPLHGNSLYQKVRVAAQDLGSALFSNTLSPLPSPQPPRPPPPTGMGPQARPQSALQGFGFSKDAGRPGSAGGALLSTIQRAAEAVASAVRPGPEGPSTPRPALRDDAYQPAVTPAANLGLPAPGEVHPGTTLGARARHQPGRAGGGWEEADGGPGSQGSSQEDGDTGSRSSSDGHSAASRELGDLGERTDSAALSDCRREASLVGAVTRGPRAFLTRDEAQRFLRECGLLNCEAVLELLLHQLGGPGECTRMRALSAISCLGGADLLAQEHVLVHARPRLQQLSAGSPGPVTSKATKILRHLEASCQPQPPPQRLPAEPGPLGPATPDTCAGLSDLLADTEPFAGGQPFLRPLRLSPCSPQGAAHPPPPGAHLDSSPVSGPSSGLGSAREAEARLTGSGGQGPGSGQDPSGRAPPNGGLGCSPGCPRTATADLSSSSLFAGMELVACPCPVRTGAAAEKPTPPDPAPRAAPAPAPTAAPGSQLSAFAFLNT